GCCGCCAAAGCCCATGAGCGTCATGAGCAGGGTGGTTTTTCCGGAACCGTTGGGACCGAAGAGAATGAACGTCTCTCCGTCGTCGATGTTCAGGTTGATCCCTTTCAAGACTTCCCTGTCACCGATACTGACATGCAGGTTTTCAATCTGAAGCATATGGTATCCTTGTGGTATGAAAGGCAGGACGGCGCGACAAAACAAGACCCTGCGCTTAATTGAGGCAGGGCCAAATGTCCAGTCGCCCTACTTCCACTCCTTCCAGGTTTCGGAACGGTAGCAATAATAGCAGCGCGAATCGTCACGGAAGAAACGCAGCAGCAGCATGCCGACCACGAACCCTCCAATGTGGGCCCACCAGGCCACTCCCCCGCCGCCCGCCGGGGCCAGCATCCCGGAAAGGACCTGGGTCATGAACCAGGCTCCCAGATAGAAAACAGCCGGAAGCTCGAAGATGAAGGGGATGATCAGGATGGGCAAAAAGGTGACCACCTTGGCATGGGGGTACAAAAAGAAATAGGCGCCCATTACCCCGGCGATGGCCCCGGAGGCCCCGACCACGGGAATGGTGGAAGAAGAGTTGGTGAGCATGTGCACCGCGAGCGCTCCAAGGCCGCAGAGCAGGTAGAAAACGAGAAACTTGAAGGGGCCCATCACGTCTTCCACGTTGTCACCGAAAATCCAGAGGGTCCACATGTTGACGATGAGATGCAGCCATCCCGAATGCAGGAACATGTGTGTGCCAAGAGGCAGCAGCAACCCCTCGGGATAGCCCTGAAACATGGCCCACTGGGCGTCGAAATAGCGAGCCGGAACCACGCCGAAAAGATGAAAGAGCTTGAATTCCTGGACGTCGCTGAGGCCCAGCCCGCCCAGAAAAAAAGCGATGTTCAGGGCCACAAGAGTCCACATCATGTAGGATCGATGCCTGGAAGGGATGTTGTCGCGCAGGGGAAACATGGGTCAACCAGCCTCTTCCATGGTGTCCGGATTTTCAAAAATGGCCTGCAGCTCGTCCATGCACTGCTCGGCATGGCCGTGCAGCATCTCGCGCACGACCCGGATCAGGGCCTGCGCACGAGTCTGAAGCTCCTCCAGGGAACCGGAATTGTCGACCACCAGCTGCGCCAACCCCACCTTTCTTTGCTGGGGCCATTGCCAGGCATCGACCATGGCTATCCGTTCCGGACTCCAGCCCCGGCCCCGGAGCCTGTCATGCCGCAGGCTGTCAGGACAATACACCACCGCCAGCAGGTCGATCTCTCCGGCAAGGCCGGCTTCGCAAAGCAGGGGGATCTCGGCCAGGATCACGTCCTCGTCATGCGCGGCCCGAAAGGCGTGCAGGGCATGTCGCACCAGAGGATGGACCAGTCGTTCAACCTCGCGGCGCAGGCTGTCGGATTCGGCCAGGGCGCCCAGCAGCAGGTCCTTGTCCACCCCGCCTCCGGGATGCGTGAAACGGGTTCCGAAATGATGCTCCAGAATGGCGCAGCCCTCGCCTCCCTTGGCGTAGGACCCGGCCACCACCCGGTCCGCACAGAAAACCGGCACGCCCATCTCTTCGGCCACCGCCCGCACGGTGGACTTGCCGCTGCCCACGGCGCCGGTCAGGCCGATGCAGGCCCGCTCCCGGCAAAGCCCGCGCAGAACCTGCAGAAAATCCTCCGGCGGAGGAGCGCAAAATTCAAGAGGCTCAAGACCTCGGGGATGTTCGAAACGCAGTTGCCAGGCATGCAGCATCTGCCGGGGAGCGCGTGCGGCGGTCATCTTGTCGGCATAGACCGCGTCCCCCAGCAGGGGGTGACCCAGCGCGGCCAAATGCACACGGATCTGGTGAGTGCGCCCGGTCATGATGCGCACCCGTAGCAATGAAACACTTCTGTCCGATGCACTCCAGAGCACTTCATACCGGGTTTCCGCCACGCGGCCGCCGCGTTCGACCACGGCCATGCGCGTCTTGATGCTCGGATGACGTCCCAGGGAAAGATTCACGATTCCGGTGGGCTCGGGCACTCCGGCGACAAGGGCCAGATATTCCTTGTAGACCTCACGGGAGGCGAAGGCCTGAGTCAGATTCAGGCGCGCCGATTCGGACAACGCCAGCACGATGAGCCCGGAGGTGTCCTTGTCCAGTCGGTGCACGATCCCGGGACGTTCCCCGGACTGTGACAGCAGGACTGGAAAATGATGCGCAACGCGATGCACAAGGGTCGGTTCAGCCACCGAAGGCGCCGGATGAACGGTCATGGCCGGGTTCTTGTTGACCACAACCAGATCGTCATCGGCGAAAAAGACATCCAGCGGACCTTCATCGGGAACGATGGTCGAATCAGCATACTCGGGAGCCAAGGTCAGGGTCTGACCGGGCATGAGCCGGGTCGCCGCCTTGCTGCAGACCTGCCCGTTGATGCGCGCCCGCCCGTCCTTGATCCAGGCCTGGACGCGGCTTCTGGCCACGCCCTCCTCCTCGAGGCAAGCCTGCCAGAAAACATCCAGACGCTGCCCGACGTCCGCGACGCCAACCTTTTCCACGTATTCCTGCATGCAACCTTCCCGATTAAACCGTCACCAGCCGCGCTGAAATCTTCAGAACAGCCGAAAAACCACGATGTCATGACAACATGCCTTGCGTAGTCACCTTTCGCGCCGCTGACAAATAAAAAGGCGGCCCCATAAGGGGCCGCCTTCGGCAATTCCAACGTCAGGGAAGACTATTTCTTCTTGAAGACGCCTTTCAGCTCGGCGAGGATGCGACGGTTTTCGGCGCGACCTGCTTCGGTGTCGTTGCCGGCAATGGGCTTGCTCTCGCCGTAACCAACAGCGGAGAACAGCTTGTCGTCCATGCCGAGTTCGTTGACCATGTAGTCGCGAACGGCCTTGGCGCGACGCTCGGACAGCTTCTGGTTGTATGCATCGCTACCGACGGAGTCAGTGTGACCGGCAATCTCAACAACAGTGAAGGACTGCTGCTGTCTCATGTAGGAAGCGAAATCGGCCAGTTCCTGATAGTACTCGGGCTTGATGTCGGACTTGTCGAAGTCAAAGTTGATCTTGAGGGTCACGATATCGGCAATGGGGCAACCTTCGGCGTCAACGGCCAGACCCTTGATGGTGTCGGGGCACTTGTCGATGCAGTTGTTTACGCCGTCGTTATCGTCGTCCAGTGCACAAGGATCAGCAGCGGACTTTTCATAGAACACGTCCTGTACGAACTGCTTCAAAGCGGCGTCATCGGCCAACTGGGCAGCGGAAGCTCCAACACCGCAAGGCTTCAGAGCGGTGATGGCGTCAAGCAGGGCCTGGTTGCCGTTGACGGTGTCGGCAAAGCTGATGGTGTGGAAACACACGCCGTATTTTTCAGCCAGGGCGGCGGCAACCTTCAAGGAGCCTTCACCGAGGTTTTCCTGGCCGTCGGACACGATGATGACTGCATTGCGGCCCACTGCGCTCTGCAGGGCGGGCTCAAGAGCGGCCAAGCCGGTTCCAAGCGGGGTGGGATTGGCGCCAATCAGCGTCGGAACCTTGGCGAGGGAAGCACCGTAGCCGGCATTGGAATATGCTTCCAGCGCCTGGAGTTCACCCGCCGGAGCGGCAGTGTTCAGGCCGCCCATGTACCCAAGTTCGGGAATCATGCCGTTCATGCGCTCGAGCAGGGCCTTGGCCAAAACGATTTTCTTGTCCTTTGTGCCAACATACTTTTCATCCATGGAACCGGAGCGGTCCACCAGAATGATGAAGTTGTCGACCTTACGTACGTAACTCTCTGCGGCTACCGCCACGGAGGCGGAAAACATGGCCACGAGCAAGGCCAGAAGAACCAATTTTTTAACTTTCATACGTCCTACTCCTCAGGTTGATATTGCTACTCAGATGAAAAAGGGACAATTCTCTAAAAACGTGTCTCATTATCTTTAGCTCTATCGCATTTTATTGTCAAAGGCAGAAAAATGAAAGAAATAAAAAAAAGCCATCGGCAAAGGGCGACGCTGTCGCAAATATGACTTGACCCACGACTGGCCTGCATCGACAATAACAAACATGGAAAAACTTTTCAAGGATGCCCCGGACTTCAGGCGAGTCATTTTGCACCTGGACATGGACGCTTTCTTTACCTCCGTGGAACAGGCCGACGATCCCCGGTTGCAAGGAAAGCCTGTTGTGATCGGACAATCCCTGCGTGGAGTGGCGTCGGCTGCGTCATACGAAGCAAGGAAATACGGCATCAAATCCGCCATGCCCATCGTACAGGCAAAAAAACTCTGTCCCCACGCAGTGTTTCTGCCCGGACGCATGTCCCGCTACCGAGAAGTCTCGGGACAGATCATGGGCATAATGCGTGCACTGTGTCCCGTGGTCGAGCAGGCTTCCGTCGACGAGGCGTATGCGGACATAAGCGGTACGCTGCGAATCTTCGGTCTTCCCGAAAACATCGCCCGGCGACTGAAGGCCGAGATTCTGTCAGTCACCAATCTGACCTGTTCCGTGGGCATCGCCCCCAACAAGTTTCTCGCCAAGATCGCTTCGGACTGGAACAAGCCGGACGGCCTGACCAGCATTCGCCCCGCCGACGTTCCCGCATTCCTGCACGACCTCTCGCTGGGCAAGATTCCCGGAGTTGGCAAGCATTTTCAGGAGGAGCTGCACCGAATCGGTGTGACTACGATCCCTCACGTGCTGGCGCAGCCCCGGGCATACTGGAGCGAGACCATGGGCAAGCGCGGAGCGTTCCTGCACGACAGGGCCCTTGGACTCGATGATTCGCCAGTTGTTCCAGGGAACGATCCCAAGTCCTGCAGCGCGGAAAACACGCTGGACCGCGACACGCTGGACCGGACCCTGCTTGAGCGGTGGTTGCTGATCCAGGCCGAACGCATCGGGCGGGAGCTTCGCGGCCTCGGCAAGAAAGGGCTGACAGTGACTCTCAAGATCAAGTTCCAGGATTTCTCTTCCATCACGCGCAGCAGGACCCTGCCCAGACCCACGGACATCACCACGGAAATCCTCCAGGCCGCGCGCCAACTCCTCGCAGCCGAAAAACTCACCCAACCCGTACGTCTCATCGGCACCGGGGTTTCCAATTTCCGCTTCGTGCAGGCCGAACTCCCGCTGATGCCCAACGAGGGCCGCAAACGCAGTCAAAAGCTGGACCAGGCCATGGATCGCATCCGGGACAAATTCGGAAACACGAGCATCCTGCGCGCCGAGGCCGCCGTCAGGGAAGTCGAAGCCATCGATGACCTTTTGTCCCAAAAAAACCGCACTTTGAACGGACAATAATACTTGCCAAAGAAGATTTTTCTTGCTTGGGATTTCCGCTTCGAACTTCAAGCATACAAGGATATCCCATGTTCTCTCATGCCATCACCCGCATTCCCGGCTCTGATTACCCCAAAGGCCTGACCACCTCCGCGCTGGCCGCCCCCGACCTTGAACTGGCGCTCCAGCAGCACGGCGCATACGTGCGCTGCCTTGAATCGCTGGGACTGACCGCTCAAGTCCTGCCCGCCGCCCCCGGCTTTCCCGACGCCTGCTTTGTCGAGGACACCGCCGTGGTCACGCGCGAGATCGCAGTCATATCGCGGCCAGGGGCGCCTTCACGCCAAGGCGAGACCGAGTCCATGACCGGGCCCCTGTCCACTCACCGCCCCCTGGCTCACATCGAAGCCCCGGGCACCCTCGACGGCGGAGACATCCTGCAGGTCGCAAAGCGCTTCTTCATCGGCGTCTCCGACCGCACCAACGAAGAAGGCGCGCGCCAGCTGGCCGCCATACTGGCCGCCTACGGCTACCAGAGCAGCATCATCAAGGTCGCGGCAGGCCTGCACCTCAAGTCCAGTCTCAACTTCGTGGGCGAGAACACCATGCTCGTCACCCGGGACTTCGCCGGACATACGGCCATATCGGACTTCAGGCAGATCATCTGCCCCGAAGGCGAGGAATACGCTGCCAACACGCTGCTCGTGAACGGCACCCTGATCATGCCCACGGGCTATCCCCGGACCAGAGGCCTGCTCGAACCCCTGGGTCTGCCTATCGTGGAACTGGACACCAGTGAATACCGCAAGATGGACGGCGGGCTGACCTGCCTGTCGTTGCGTCTCCAAAGCCCTGTTTCTTGAGTTTTCGGCCATCACGGCGTACGGGAAGCAACGCGAGGGGGAATATATAATGGAACTGTTCAAAAATCGGTACAAGCGTGAATTCATCGAAGTTGCCTGCCCCAAATGCAAGCAGACCAAAATCATCTGCCTGCCCGAGGAGGAGATACCCACCTGTGAATACTGCAAAGTGAAGATGAACATCAAAGAGGTTCTGACCGAGGGAAAATATTGACCCCGGGCAAGCCTTGTAACCAAAGAGGAGGCTCTATGCGTTTTATGACGAAGATTGTTTTGGCCCTGCTCCTGGTCGCGTTTGCGGCCATGCCTGTCATGGCCGCGGATCACGAACTCGCCCAGAAATCCACCCTGAACGAAATCCTGAAGCGCGGCGAGCTGCGTGTCGGCCTCGACGCCGGCTACATGCCCTTCGAGATGACGGACAAAAAGGGCGAGATCGTCGGCTTCGACGTGGACATGGCCAAGGAAATGGCCAAGGCCATGGGCGTCAAGCTGACCATCGTCAACACCGACTATGACGGCATCATCCCCGCGCTGATGGCCGACAAGTTCGACATCATCATCAGCGGCATGACCGTGAACCAGGAACGCAACCTGCAGATCAATTTCGCCGATCCGTACATCGTTGTCGGCCAGGCCATCCTGCTGAACAAGAAGCATGAAGGCACGGTCGCCTCCTACAAGGACCTGAACGATCCCAAGTACACCGTGGTCTCCCGCATCGGCACCACCGGGGAACAGGCCGCCAAGCGCATGATTCCCAAAGCCCAGTACAAGAGCTTCGAAAAGGAATCCGACGGCGCCATGGAAGTGGTCAACGGCCAGGCCGACGCCTTCGTCTACGACCTGCCCTTCAACGTGGTATTCATGGCCCAGCAGGGCGGCAGCAACCTGGTCCTGCTGGACAAGCCCTTCACCTATGAGCCCCTGGGCTTCGGCGTGAAGAAGGGCGACCCCGACTTTTTGAACTGGCTGGACAACTTCCTGACCCAGATCAAGAACGACGGCCGCTTCGACCGTATCTACGACAAATGGATCAAGGGCACCGAGTGGCTCAAGGACATCCAGTAATCAAGCAAAGTTGAGGGATCCGGCTTCCGCGCCGGATTCCTCGTTTTCATGACTTAAGCATCACCAGGACGGATAATGGCCACCTACACCGGACTCGATCGGCCCAAAAGCAAGTTTTATTACCAATTCTGGAGTTTCGCCTTCGTGATCGGGCTCTGCAGCGCCATGGCCCTGCTCTATTACTCCACGAAAAAAGTGGAGTACACGTGGAGATGGAACCGCGTGCCCCAATATTTCATCTACGATGACAAGGTGAACATCCGCGCGGAGATGGAAGGAACCATAACCTCCATAACGGAGTCCGGCGAGAACGTGCTCGTGACGGTACAGGGCGATGATGGGGAGGAGAGCCACACCCTGCCCAAGACCTCGCTGCTGCTGGCTCAGGGCGACTATGTCTACGCGGGCGACAACATCGGTTTCTACACCCAGACCAAGCCCGGCATCCTTATCGAAGGGTTGCTGCTGACTCTCGAGGTCAGCGCCCTGGCAATTGTCTTCGGCATCCTGCTCGGCCTGTTCACGGGCCTGGCCCGCATATCCGACAACCCGGCCCTGCGCTGGAGCGCCATCGCCTACATCGAACTCATCCGCGGCTCACCGCTGCTGGTGCAGATATTTCTCTGGTACTTCGTGGTCGGCACGGTCATCAACAGCATGATGTCCCAATACGGGATCGGACAAATCCCGCCGCTCTGGTTCGGCGTCATGGCACTGGCCATCTTCACCGGCGCCTACACCGCCGAGATCGTGCGCGCGGGCATCCAGTCCGTGCACCGCGGCCAGATGGAGGCCGCGCGCTCGCTCGGGATGACCTACAACAAGGCCATGCGCAAGGTCATCCTGCCGCAGGCCTTCCGCCGCATACTGCCGCCCCTGGCCGGACAGTTCATCAGTCTGGTCAAGGACTCCTCGCTGCTTGGCGTCATCTCCATCCGCGAACTGACCAAGGCCTCCCGCGAGGTGGTCTCCTCGTCCCTGCAGCCCTTCGAAATCTGGATCGTGTGCGCCATCCTGTACCTGGTCCTGACCTTTACCCTGTCCATGTTCGTGCAGTATCTCGAACGCAAGGCCATCTAGAGGATATTCATGCACAAGCCGCCCATCATCGACGTTCAAAGCATCGACAAGTTCTTCTATACCCCGGAACGCCTGCAGGCGCTGAACCGGGTATCCTGCACCGTGGCGCACGGCGAGGTCGTGGTCATCATCGGACCGTCCGGTTCCGGAAAATCGACCTTCCTGCGCTGCCTGAATCGGCTGGAATACGCAGACACCGGCCACATCATCATCGACGGCGTGGACATTCTCGATCCCAAATGCGATATCAACGCAATTCGCGCCGAGGTTGGCATGGTCTTCCAGTCCTTCAACCTCTTCCCGCACAAGACGGTGCTGGAAAACCTGACCATGGCCCAGATGACGGTCCGCGGACGTTCCAAAAAGGAGGCCGAGGCCAAGGGCATGGCGCTTCTCGAAAAGGTCGGCATCGCCGAGAAATTCGCGGCCCGGCCCGAACAGCTTTCTGGCGGCCAGCAGCAGCGCGTGGCCATCGCGCGTTCCCTGGCCATGGACCCAAAGATCATGCTCTTCGACGAACCCACTTCCGCGCTCGATCCGGAAATGGTCGGCGAGGTTCTTGACGTCATGAAGAACCTGGCCCGCGAAGGCATGACCATGGTCGTGGTCACCCACGAAATGGGCTTTGCGCGCGAGGTGGCGGATAGGGTCCTCTTCATGGACAAAGGCGAAATTCTGGAACAGGGCGCGCCCGAACATTTCTTCACCGCGCCCACCCTGGAACGAACCAAGGAGTTTTTGGGGCAAATTCTCTGATCTGACAACGACAAACCGAGGAAGGAGCGAGATGAGCAAGGCGCTACAGAATCAATTGGCCAAGACCATCAAGGAACAGGGGGACATGGCCCGGGACATGGCCATCGCGGAACTCAAGGATCTGAAAAAAGACCTCTTGGAACTGGAAAAGGCCCTCGGCACCAAGAAGACTCCGGATCAGGGTCTGCTGATGGACATCTCCCACGGCGCCTTCGAGCTCTTCCGCACCGCCTCCATCGTCCTGGAAACGGACAACCTGCAGGAACAGCTTCAGCACGCTGCCGAAGCCGGGAAAGACCTGGAATACCTCGAAAAGAAAGGGGCCATCCTGCTCACCAAACCCGAAGGCTGGCACTGGTTCACGCCCAAGGGCGAGATGCTCTTCCTGGCCGCACCCAGCGAGACCCGACTGGCCGCCCAGAAACTGCAGGAACGCATCAGCCGCAAGACACCCGCCAAGACGCCCCCAAAGCCCCAGGCAGCACCCAAAGCCCCGCCCATTTCATCTGAAGATTGATGGTGGCTTAAAAGCTAGCAGGCCCGCCGGACCGGAAAGTTCGAGCGGGCTTTTTTAATATTTCATTTTAATTCAAGATATTATCGACCTGCTCTACCCAAAACATAAAAAACTTGTTTTCTGGTCTGCAGAAGTTGTTCCTCTTGCCCTCGGTACTTTTGACGGATGCCCCTATTGTTGCAAAAAATGCCCGTTTACAGAACCTCGGCTGATCCGTATGTGAACTTCGCTCTGCATAGAGCAGTTCCTCCTATCCATGCAGGAGCGATCCTTCCTGCGCGTCCCCGTAGCCGCTTCGGGGCCTTGGATTGCTTCGATTTTTTCCTCTCACTGCTATCGGAAATCTGGCGTCTTCCAGCCATGGGTTTTGCGGTTGGCGCGATGGAGCCGTGTTCATGCGTTTTCGTTCAGTCTCGTTTTGGGGCCCCCTTGTTTCCTTAATTCTCATTGCTGCTGCGCTTCAGTTCCTGAGTCAGGAATTGCGCCAGGTCAGCATTAATCAGATCTGGTCGGCCCTGACCGACATGCCCGGTCGAATCCTGATTCCCGCTTTCGCCCTGGCCGTGCTCAATTATCTGGTGCTGGCCGGATACGAGCACTTCGCATGTCGTTACGCCGGCGTGCCCCAGCCCATGAAGCGTATCGCCATCTCGTCCTTCATCGGCAACGCATTCGCCAACACCCTGGGTTTTTCCTTTCTGTCCGGGAGTTCCATCAAGTTCAGGCTGTATTCCGCATGGGGGCTGACCGCAGCCGACGTGGGACGGGTCACCATCTTCACCACTGTGAGCCTCTGGCTCGGGCTGGTGGGACTGGGCGGACTGGCCCTGGTCCTGAGTCCCGAAGCCGGGCGTCTTCTAGCTCTGGGCAGCGACATCCTCGGAGCCGGACTGGCGGCCCTCCCCGTGCTGTATCTTCTGGCCTCCCTGCGCTGGCGCAAACCGCTATCGCTGTTTGGCTTCCAGATTCCTGCTCCCGGTCCCGGCACCGCCGCGGTGCAGGTGCTTTTTTCCGTGCTGGACTGGGCTCTTTCAGGCCTGATCCTGTACGTCCTCCTGCCTGGGGAGGTTGGTCTGTCGGTCTTCTTCACCCGGTTCATGCTGGCCCAGCTGGCCGGGGTCATGAGCCAGGCCCCGGGCGGAGTGGGCGTCTTCGAAACGGCGTTCATGCTGCTGACTCCCGATGCGGGAGACAACGGCCAGCTTTTTGCCGCGCTTCTGGCCTTCCGGGTCATCTACTATATTCTGCCTTTGCTGCTGGCCGCGCTCACCCTGGCCGTGCGCGAACTT
The Deltaproteobacteria bacterium HGW-Deltaproteobacteria-18 genome window above contains:
- a CDS encoding rhomboid family intramembrane serine protease, which gives rise to MFPLRDNIPSRHRSYMMWTLVALNIAFFLGGLGLSDVQEFKLFHLFGVVPARYFDAQWAMFQGYPEGLLLPLGTHMFLHSGWLHLIVNMWTLWIFGDNVEDVMGPFKFLVFYLLCGLGALAVHMLTNSSSTIPVVGASGAIAGVMGAYFFLYPHAKVVTFLPILIIPFIFELPAVFYLGAWFMTQVLSGMLAPAGGGGVAWWAHIGGFVVGMLLLRFFRDDSRCYYCYRSETWKEWK
- the coaE gene encoding dephospho-CoA kinase, which codes for MQEYVEKVGVADVGQRLDVFWQACLEEEGVARSRVQAWIKDGRARINGQVCSKAATRLMPGQTLTLAPEYADSTIVPDEGPLDVFFADDDLVVVNKNPAMTVHPAPSVAEPTLVHRVAHHFPVLLSQSGERPGIVHRLDKDTSGLIVLALSESARLNLTQAFASREVYKEYLALVAGVPEPTGIVNLSLGRHPSIKTRMAVVERGGRVAETRYEVLWSASDRSVSLLRVRIMTGRTHQIRVHLAALGHPLLGDAVYADKMTAARAPRQMLHAWQLRFEHPRGLEPLEFCAPPPEDFLQVLRGLCRERACIGLTGAVGSGKSTVRAVAEEMGVPVFCADRVVAGSYAKGGEGCAILEHHFGTRFTHPGGGVDKDLLLGALAESDSLRREVERLVHPLVRHALHAFRAAHDEDVILAEIPLLCEAGLAGEIDLLAVVYCPDSLRHDRLRGRGWSPERIAMVDAWQWPQQRKVGLAQLVVDNSGSLEELQTRAQALIRVVREMLHGHAEQCMDELQAIFENPDTMEEAG
- a CDS encoding flagellar motor protein MotB, with protein sequence MKVKKLVLLALLVAMFSASVAVAAESYVRKVDNFIILVDRSGSMDEKYVGTKDKKIVLAKALLERMNGMIPELGYMGGLNTAAPAGELQALEAYSNAGYGASLAKVPTLIGANPTPLGTGLAALEPALQSAVGRNAVIIVSDGQENLGEGSLKVAAALAEKYGVCFHTISFADTVNGNQALLDAITALKPCGVGASAAQLADDAALKQFVQDVFYEKSAADPCALDDDNDGVNNCIDKCPDTIKGLAVDAEGCPIADIVTLKINFDFDKSDIKPEYYQELADFASYMRQQQSFTVVEIAGHTDSVGSDAYNQKLSERRAKAVRDYMVNELGMDDKLFSAVGYGESKPIAGNDTEAGRAENRRILAELKGVFKKK
- a CDS encoding DNA polymerase IV, translating into MEKLFKDAPDFRRVILHLDMDAFFTSVEQADDPRLQGKPVVIGQSLRGVASAASYEARKYGIKSAMPIVQAKKLCPHAVFLPGRMSRYREVSGQIMGIMRALCPVVEQASVDEAYADISGTLRIFGLPENIARRLKAEILSVTNLTCSVGIAPNKFLAKIASDWNKPDGLTSIRPADVPAFLHDLSLGKIPGVGKHFQEELHRIGVTTIPHVLAQPRAYWSETMGKRGAFLHDRALGLDDSPVVPGNDPKSCSAENTLDRDTLDRTLLERWLLIQAERIGRELRGLGKKGLTVTLKIKFQDFSSITRSRTLPRPTDITTEILQAARQLLAAEKLTQPVRLIGTGVSNFRFVQAELPLMPNEGRKRSQKLDQAMDRIRDKFGNTSILRAEAAVREVEAIDDLLSQKNRTLNGQ
- a CDS encoding amidinotransferase; the encoded protein is MFSHAITRIPGSDYPKGLTTSALAAPDLELALQQHGAYVRCLESLGLTAQVLPAAPGFPDACFVEDTAVVTREIAVISRPGAPSRQGETESMTGPLSTHRPLAHIEAPGTLDGGDILQVAKRFFIGVSDRTNEEGARQLAAILAAYGYQSSIIKVAAGLHLKSSLNFVGENTMLVTRDFAGHTAISDFRQIICPEGEEYAANTLLVNGTLIMPTGYPRTRGLLEPLGLPIVELDTSEYRKMDGGLTCLSLRLQSPVS
- a CDS encoding amino acid ABC transporter substrate-binding protein, producing MRFMTKIVLALLLVAFAAMPVMAADHELAQKSTLNEILKRGELRVGLDAGYMPFEMTDKKGEIVGFDVDMAKEMAKAMGVKLTIVNTDYDGIIPALMADKFDIIISGMTVNQERNLQINFADPYIVVGQAILLNKKHEGTVASYKDLNDPKYTVVSRIGTTGEQAAKRMIPKAQYKSFEKESDGAMEVVNGQADAFVYDLPFNVVFMAQQGGSNLVLLDKPFTYEPLGFGVKKGDPDFLNWLDNFLTQIKNDGRFDRIYDKWIKGTEWLKDIQ
- a CDS encoding ABC transporter permease codes for the protein MATYTGLDRPKSKFYYQFWSFAFVIGLCSAMALLYYSTKKVEYTWRWNRVPQYFIYDDKVNIRAEMEGTITSITESGENVLVTVQGDDGEESHTLPKTSLLLAQGDYVYAGDNIGFYTQTKPGILIEGLLLTLEVSALAIVFGILLGLFTGLARISDNPALRWSAIAYIELIRGSPLLVQIFLWYFVVGTVINSMMSQYGIGQIPPLWFGVMALAIFTGAYTAEIVRAGIQSVHRGQMEAARSLGMTYNKAMRKVILPQAFRRILPPLAGQFISLVKDSSLLGVISIRELTKASREVVSSSLQPFEIWIVCAILYLVLTFTLSMFVQYLERKAI
- a CDS encoding peptide ABC transporter ATP-binding protein, with translation MHKPPIIDVQSIDKFFYTPERLQALNRVSCTVAHGEVVVIIGPSGSGKSTFLRCLNRLEYADTGHIIIDGVDILDPKCDINAIRAEVGMVFQSFNLFPHKTVLENLTMAQMTVRGRSKKEAEAKGMALLEKVGIAEKFAARPEQLSGGQQQRVAIARSLAMDPKIMLFDEPTSALDPEMVGEVLDVMKNLAREGMTMVVVTHEMGFAREVADRVLFMDKGEILEQGAPEHFFTAPTLERTKEFLGQIL